AGACTTGAAGTGCAGTCAGTATTTTTACAATTAATATCCACTAAACCTTGAAAATTAGTGCTATTAGCCGTTAATTTCTCTACATTTACTTTAGATGTAGCACTAAAAACACTATTAGCATCAGTAGTTAAACTAGAAGTATTTACTAAAGCTTTAAAGGTTGAGCCTGTAGAGTTTATAGAATTACTTGCATTTACACTACCGCTAAAAATTGAATTAGTAGAAGTGATTGTATTTGCTGTAACATTTGCAAAGCTTGAATTATTTTTAGCTGTTAGAGTAGCTGTATCAATTGCATTAGCAAATGTTGAACTATCAGCTGTAATTGAATTATTCTTAACTATGCTTCCATTAAATGTAGAACCTACTGCATTAATATCTGTTGCATTTATTGTACTCGTGGTATCAAATATAGAATTTGAATTAGCATTTAATGTAGCTGTATTTACTATAGCTTTAAATGTTGTATCACTTGAAGTGATTGAATTACTTGCTGTTATAGTGTTATTAAATATAGAATTTTTAGAACTTTCTAAATCTTTTGTATTTACCAACCCATCAAATGTAGCACCATTTGAAGTAATTTTGTTAGTTGCATTTACATTCCCTACAAATTTTGAGCCACTATTAGCAGTTATACTATCAGTTGCAGTGGTTGTGCCGTTAAACACTGAATTAGTAGAAGTGATTGTATTTGCACTTACATTTTTTGCAAAGCTTGAATTGTTTGTAGCTGTTAGAGTAGCTGTATCAATTGCATTAGCAAAAATTGAGCTATCAGCTGTGATTGAATTGTTTTTAACTATGCTTCCATTAAATGTAGCACCTGTTGCTTTAATATCTGTTGCTGTTACATTACTATTTGCACCAAATGTAGAGCCTTTTTGAGCGTCTAAGAAGGCTGTTTTTACTTCTTTTTCAAATGTAGCACCATTTGAAGTAATTTTATTAGTTGCATTTACATTCCCTACAAATTTTGAGCCACTATTAGCAGTTATACTATCAGTTGCAGTGGTTGTGCCGTTAAACACTGAATTAGTAGAAGTGATTGTATTTGCACTTACATTTTTTGCGAATGTTGTATCACTTGAAGTTATAGAATTTGAAATAATTATATTGTTATTAAATTTAGAGTTATTAGAACTTTCTAAATCTTTTGCTGTAACTTCTCCATCAAATGTAGCACCATTTGAAGTAATTTTATTAGTTGCTGTAGTAGTTCCTACAAATTTTGAGCCACTATTAGCAGTTATGCTGTCATTAGCCTTTGTATTCCCATTAAATATAGAACCATTTTCAGCAATAATAGTGCCTGAAGTTATACTGCCGTTTAAATTCGCACCATTTGTTGCCTTTAACTCATTAGTTACATTAATATCTGCACCTATTGTAGAAGTTCCTATTTCTGCATTAGTTGCTGTAAGTTTGTTTGTATTATCTATTTTAGAATTTTTTATATCCAATTTTGTTTTTGCATTAATATTTGCATTATTTGAAGTTGTAATATTATTAAGAGTAACATTTTGAGCTATTATATTGTTATCTTTATTTAATCCGCTATTTTCAATATTTACTTTATCTAAAGTAACATTTGCAAGATTGGTAGCTCCCGTTGCCCCACCTATACTAACATCTTTGAATATTCCACCAATAATTGTTAAAGAACCATTTTTATCGCTTTTACTATTAGCATTTATAGATTGATTAGTAAGATTTGTATCGGTAATTATAACATTTGCACCATCTTTTATAACAATCTTATGTGAAGTTGGAGTGGAAGTCGTTTTTGATAAATCCATATTATTAATATTAATTTTATTATCCAAAACTATATTACCACTAACATTTATATTATTAGTATTATCTAACACTAAATTACTAAATATAACAGTTGTTCCCTCTATATTAACTTTTGATATATTACCTTGCAAATTACTAGAAGAATCTCCTATAGTAATACCACTACCCTCAGATTTTAATGTAACATTTGAACCATTCGTGCTATTATTTGTAACTTTTTTTATAGTAGAACCACCTTGCCAATTATGAAAAGTTGAAGTTTCATCTATTTTTAATTCACCAACAATAGCATTGCGAAAAGTATTTGTAAAACTAGATTTATTAGATAACTCAAAAACATCAATATCCATTATTCCATTTTTTCTAATAATTGAATTATCTAATGATAAATTACCTATTTTAATCGCTTGTGTCCCATCAACAACATCTATTGTAGAATTATTTTTTAAAATCATATTATTTACTTTAAAAGAGTTGCTGTTAGCTGAACTTAAATTAAATTTTAACTTATCTCCTATAATAGTATCTACATCAGTTTTACTATTTGCACTGCTGCTTTTAAAAGTACTATTAACTAAATCAACTTTTCCAGTAGAAGTTAGACTTCCAGTAATATCAAGAGTTGCTCCATTACCAATAATATCTTGAGTTGTATTGTATGGAGTTTTAACTTCTATAGTTTTACCATCAATATTACAAGGGTTCTTGTCGTTACATACAGTGTTTAATTCTTCAGCGTGTAAATACCCCCCCCCGCTGATTGCTAAACAAGTTAATAAAGATAAACTTAGTTTATTTCTCATAATTATTCCTTGAATTAAAATCTTTTAATATTATCAAAATTTAACTTTAAATCTATGAAAATAATAAAAATTTGTAAATATTTGTTAATTAGTAATTTCTTTTTAAGTTTAGTTTTAGAATTTAAAATATAATCTTTAAATTCCAATTATTTATATTAGCATTTAAAAGGAGCTAGGTTGAAAGAGTATTTAACAAAATTTATTGATAACAATTATAAAGAATTTCATAAAAAATTAGTTTTTAGCAAATATGAAATTTTAGGAGTTCGCTCAAATATATTAAAAGACTACGCAAAAAAACTTCAAAAAGAAAATACCTTTGATGAATTTTTTAATAAGTTTTTAAAAGATGAGAAATTTTATGAATATCTACAAATAATTGCCTATGGGATTAATTATGAAAAAGACTTCTCAAAAGCACTAAAATACACTAAGCTTTATTTAGATTTCGTTGATAATTGGGCTAATTGTGATACTTTAGTGCCTAAAAGCTTTAAAAATCAAGATATAAAAGATTTTGCAAATGAATTAATTTGCGAAAACCACATATACAAAATTCGTTTTGGGATAATTTGTTATATGAAATTTATCGCTTATAAAGATGGGTTAAAAGCTATATTTAGTATAAAAAGTGATGAATATTATATAAATATGGCTAGAGCTTGGTATTTTCAAGTAGTTTTAGCTAAAGAATTTGAATTAGGCATTTCGTTTTTAAGCTCGCACAAATTAGACGCTAAAACACTTAAAATGACTTTACAAAAATGTAAAGATAGTTACCAAATTAGCCAAGAGAATAAAGCAAAACTAATGCAGATTTTAGTCTAATCAAGCCTTAGTTTTGTCTAAAAACTTAGCCACTTCGGTATTAGTTTTTAGCAATTCATCAATGCCTAAATGCTTAATCTCATCAGCCATTTTTAATAAATCTTTATGCTTTTTAATATCTTTATTTATATTATTGTAATCATCTTGCATAGCTAAAGCATATTTTAAAGCATCTTTGCTTAGCCTTGTTGTCCCACTATCACTTGCAAATGGATTTATGCTTTGTAAAAATCCTATGAATTTCTTTTCTTTTTCATTATACATAGAAAAATCAGGGCTAAAAGCAAGTTCTTTATCAACGCTAATATTTTTTGGCTCGAAACTAAGCTCTATTACGCTAAAGCCATCTGCTTTTATGCTTTTAGCATATTCTAATTCTTCGTTATTTTTATAAATATTCGTGATTTTGTATTTGCTAATATCATTTATATAATCAAAGCTAACCTTGCTATAACCAAAATCTATGCTAATGCCACTTGGATAATCTTGATTGTTGTGAGTAATTTGCGTAAATAAATCATAATAATGCTTAATAGTATCGGCTAAATCAATATTGCTAAATGTCTTGCCCGAATCTTTCATCACCGAATATACATTCATTTTTTCATTAAATCTAACTATTTCTTTTAGTGTGCTTGAGTGGATTTTAAAATCATCTGGTAACCCTGAAGCCTTGTTAAAATCAGCACCCATAAAGCCATCATTATCTACGCTATAGCCAAACTGAATGCTAGATTTTGCTTTATTTAATTCGTTTTTATAATCAAGCTCATTTTTTATACTATTATTTAAAGTGCTTAGTAAAGTTGGCGTATTATTTGATATAGTTTTTGTCGTAACTTTGGCTAATTCATTTGTAAAAAACTCAGATGATATTTGTTTGCTTTTTTTGATTTTAGTATCATTAAATAATGCAATATTTTCTACTTTCATTAAAACTCCTTTAATTATTTGTTTAATAGCAAATAATATTCCTAAAGTTTAGTTTAATGCTCTCGTTTTAAATTCCAAAAACTGCTTTAACTCATCATCTAAAAATACACTTATGGTATCAAAAACCCTTTTATGATAATCATTTAACCAATTAATCTCATCTTGATTTAATAATTTTTTATCAATCAAATCAAGCTCAAAAGGATAAAGCGTAACTATATCAAAGCTCAAAAAATCTCCGTATTCACTGCTAAAACAATGCTTACTAATTGCTAAATTCTCAAGTCTAATTCCGTATTTGTTATTATGATACAAACCTGGCTCAATTGATGTTAGCATACCCCTTTTTAATTTAGTATGTTCGCTAATATTAGCATTTAACGATAAAACTTGTGGCCCTTCATGAACATTTAAAAAATACCCTACCCCATGCCCTGTGCCGTGCAAATAATCAAATCCGTATTGCCATAATTCTTTTCTTGCAATACTATCTAATAAAGGCATTTTTATATTTTCAGGTGCTATGGTTTTTGATATTGCGATATGTGCTTTTAAAACCAAAGTATAATCTCTAATTTGCTCTAAACTTGCGTTTTTTATCTTAAAAACTCTCGTAATATCAGTAGTGCCGCACTCATATTGAGCTCCACTATCAAGTAATAATAAGCCTGATTTATTAAGTAATTTTGAAGTTTTTGCGTTTGCTTTATAATGAATTATTGCGGCGTTTTCATTAAATGCTGCGATAGTATCAAAAGAATTGCTGATAAAATACTCATTTTCTTGTCTAAATTGCGTTAGAACTTCATCAATTTTTAGCTCATCAACCAAGTCTAAATTAGTATTTTCTAAGTAATAATTAAACTTAGTTAATGCAATAGCATCAATTATATGAGCTTGTTTTATGTGCTTTATTTCTATATCATTTTTACAAGCTTTATGTATGGTGCTAGGCAAGATTTCATTTATTAAATTTGCATTTATTAAGCTAATAATTTTTGCATTTGTATTGGCAAAATCACACAATACATTACCACTTAAACTAGATAAATCCGAATAAAACTCATCATAATTTTTATAAATTATATTTAAATCTTTTTGAATATTTTTAAGCTTTGTTGGCTCTATATAACAAATCGCATTAGTTTGTGAAATTATCATATAGCTTAAAAATACTGGGTTAAATTCCACATCTTTTCCACGATAATTTGTAAGATAAGCTATATCGCTAAGGCTTGAGATTACGCAATAATCAATGTTTTTACTTTTTAATTCATCTTGGACTTTTTTTATTTTATTAGCACTTAAATCACTTATGAATTTTTCGTTTTGTTTATAGATTGGCTCTTGTTGGAGTTGTTTATCGTAAAAATCTTTATAAAAATTATCATAATCTATTATATTAACAAGGTTTTTTAGCTTTTCATAATTATTTTGAGATATGGTTTTTAAATCA
This is a stretch of genomic DNA from Campylobacter sp. RM12651. It encodes these proteins:
- a CDS encoding DNA alkylation repair protein, which produces MKEYLTKFIDNNYKEFHKKLVFSKYEILGVRSNILKDYAKKLQKENTFDEFFNKFLKDEKFYEYLQIIAYGINYEKDFSKALKYTKLYLDFVDNWANCDTLVPKSFKNQDIKDFANELICENHIYKIRFGIICYMKFIAYKDGLKAIFSIKSDEYYINMARAWYFQVVLAKEFELGISFLSSHKLDAKTLKMTLQKCKDSYQISQENKAKLMQILV
- a CDS encoding M24 family metallopeptidase; the protein is MLTKIRDILKINNADFALILTADYHLSEYIPEYFKLREFISGFSGSAGSLLISLDDAILFTDGRYFLQAENELKDSIRLIKSPDYIDYIKNNLSTKKALIDLKTISQNNYEKLKNLVNIIDYDNFYKDFYDKQLQQEPIYKQNEKFISDLSANKIKKVQDELKSKNIDYCVISSLSDIAYLTNYRGKDVEFNPVFLSYMIISQTNAICYIEPTKLKNIQKDLNIIYKNYDEFYSDLSSLSGNVLCDFANTNAKIISLINANLINEILPSTIHKACKNDIEIKHIKQAHIIDAIALTKFNYYLENTNLDLVDELKIDEVLTQFRQENEYFISNSFDTIAAFNENAAIIHYKANAKTSKLLNKSGLLLLDSGAQYECGTTDITRVFKIKNASLEQIRDYTLVLKAHIAISKTIAPENIKMPLLDSIARKELWQYGFDYLHGTGHGVGYFLNVHEGPQVLSLNANISEHTKLKRGMLTSIEPGLYHNNKYGIRLENLAISKHCFSSEYGDFLSFDIVTLYPFELDLIDKKLLNQDEINWLNDYHKRVFDTISVFLDDELKQFLEFKTRALN